A window of Littorina saxatilis isolate snail1 linkage group LG7, US_GU_Lsax_2.0, whole genome shotgun sequence contains these coding sequences:
- the LOC138970715 gene encoding 1,4-alpha-glucan-branching enzyme-like, producing MAQGDSPSPPPEPNVEALFSVDGYLRDHQNEIKRRYGCFKDLVQHINQHEGGLNKFTKGYEYYGVHRLQDNSIVVREWAPGAEGVYLKGDFNQFMVEERYSFKSLEFGRWELKIPPKEDGSCIIPHLCKLKLVMRTKAGPLEERICPWARYVTRPKEYPIFEQVFWDPPSNQKYKFKHPHPKRPLALTIYESHVGISSWEGKVATYKEFTNNVIPRIVDLGYNCIQMMAVMEHAYYACFGYQVTSFFAASSRYGVPEDLKELVDVAHSHGITVLLDVVHSHASKNVVDGLNQFDGTNSCYFHDGARGTHDLWDSRLFNYTSWEVLRFLLSNLRMWIEEFHFDGFRFDGVTSMIYHTHGMGHGFTGHYDEYFGLNTDTESFNYLTLANFMLHSFYPDFMITVSEDVSGMPTLGRPVEDGGGGFDYRLAMGLPDMWIKLLKTTQDEDWNLDNICHTLTNRRWSEPCIAYTESHDQALVGDKTLAFWLMDKEMYTHMSIISEPSLVIDRGMALHKMLRLITIGLGGEGYLTFIGNEFGHPEWLDFPRAGNRESYHYARRQWNLVDDPSLKYRFLNNFDRDMIHLEAKYQWLASRQSYISLKHNADKVVVFDRSDNLVFIFNFHPNSSYTDYKIGVKTPGTYRIVLDSDAEEYGGHKRLDHNTVFKTHNEPWHDRPCHTFVYIPTRTAIVLAKCD from the exons ATGGCGCAAGGGGACAGCCCGTCACCTCCACCGGAGCCTAATGTTGAAGCCCTTTTCTCCGTGGATGGCTATTTGAGAGACCACCAGAATGAAATTAAGAGGAG GTACGGGTGTTTCAAGGACTTGGTCCAACACATCAACCAGCATGAAGGCGGGCTGAATAAGTTCACCAAGGGCTACGAGTACTACGGAGTCCATCGTCTCCAAGACAACAGCATCGTTGTCAGAGAGTGGGCACCTGGTGCTGAGGGGGTCTACCTCAAAGGAGACTTTA ACCAGTTTATGGTGGAGGAGCGCTATAGTTTCAAGAGTCTGGAGTTTGGTCGCTGGGAGCTGAAGATCCCTCCCAAAGAAGATGGATCCTGCATCATCCCACATCTTTGTAAACTCAAG CTGGTGATGAGAACCAAAGCCGGTCCACTAGAAGAACGAATCTGTCCCTGGGCGAGATACGTCACGCGTCCCAAGGAGTACCCCATCTTCGAACAAGTCTTCTGGGACCCGCCATCCAATCAG AAATACAAGTTCAAGCACCCCCATCCCAAGCGTCCGTTAGCGCTAACCATCTACGAGTCTCATGTCGGCATTAGCTCCTGGGAAGGGAAGGTGGCCACCTACAAAGAGTTCACCAACAATGTCATTCCAAGAATCGTGGATCTAG GTTACAACTGCATTCAGATGATGGCGGTAATGGAGCATGCATACTACGCCTGCTTTGGCTACCAGGTCACCAGTTTCTTTGCAGCGTCCAG TCGTTACGGAGTACCAGAAGATCTGAAGGAGCTGGTTGACGTGGCTCACTCGCACGGCATCACGGTGCTATTGGACGTGGTTCACAGTCACGCCAGCAAGAACGTCGTGGACGGCCTCAACCAGTTTGACGGGACCAACTCATGTTACTTCCATGACGGTGCTCGTGGTACGCACGACCTTTGGGACTCGCGCCTTTTCAACTACACATC GTGGGAGGTGCTGAGATTCCTTTTGTCCAACCTGCGGATGTGGATTGAAGAGTTTCACTTTGATGGTTTCCGGTTCGATGGTGTCACCTCCATGATTTACCACACACACGGAATGG GTCATGGTTTCACTGGTCACTATGATGAGTACTTTGGCCTGAACACAGACACGGAGTCGTTCAACTACCTGACTCTTGCCAACTTCATGCTGCATAGTTTCTACCCTGATTTCATGATTACCGTCTCAGAG GATGTGTCTGGCATGCCAACACTGGGTCGGCCGGTGGAGGACGGGGGAGGGGGTTTTGATTACCGCCTGGCCATGGGTCTGCCTGACATGTGGATCAAG CTCCTGAAGACGACCCAGGATGAGGACTGGAACTTGGACAACATCTGCCACACGCTGACCAACCGGCGCTGGTCCGAGCCCTGCATCGCCTACACCGAGAGCCACGACCAGGCGCTGGTGGGCGACAAGACCCTCGCCTTCTGGCTGATGGACAAGGAGATGTACACCCACATGTCCATCATATCCGAGCCCTCCCTGGTCATCGACCGCGGCATGGCCCTCCACAAGATGCTGCGCCTCATCACCATCGGCCTCGGGGGAGAGGGCTACCTCACTTTCATCG GCAATGAATTTGGACACCCTGAGTGGCTGGACTTCCCTCGTGCGGGCAACCGGGAGAGTTACCACTACGCCCGGCGCCAGTGGAACTTGGTGGACGACCCCAGTCTCAAGTACCGCTTCCTCAACAACTTTGACCGTGACATGATCCACCTGGAGGCCAAGTACCAGTGGCTGGCTAGCAGACAG AGCTACATCAGTCTGAAGCACAACGCAGACAAGGTGGTGGTGTTTGACCGCTCTGACAATCTGGTCTTCATCTTCAACTTCCACCCTAACAGTAGCTACACCGACTACAAGATTGGTGTGAAAACGCCAGGAAC TTACCGCATTGTACTGGACTCGGACGCTGAGGAGTATGGCGGTCACAAGAGGCTTGACCACAACACTGTCTTCAAGACACACAACGAGCCCTGGCATGATCGGCCATGTCACACCTTT gtgtacaTACCAACCAGGACTGCGATCGTTCTAGCCAAATGTGACTGA